Genomic window (Granulicella arctica):
CGGGTTAATGCTATATGCGAGCGAAAGCTGTCGCTTCGACACGGACTTGTTCAAGATACTGCGAACTTCCATTCTTTTGAACTCGACCAGATGCCCGCCATCCGCATGTTCCGCCTCCGCTGCCAGGCGGGCGACGCCGGTAGCTCGAGGCTGAAGTATTGGAAAAAGGGTCGTTTTAGTCATATTCGCTTTTTATTCGCCTCAGGTGTTACTCTAGGCCCCATCGGAAGATCCGTCAAGAGATCATTCAGTACAATTCACCCATGAACCTCTCCCTCGTGGGTGTGCCGCTCCCGCTACGTCTCAAGCCCGAGACGCCGATGAGCGATGAGCAACTCATGACCTTCTGCGCCGCAAACGAGATCCTGCGCGTGGAGCGAGATGCAAACGGAGAAGTGATCGTGATGACCCCGACGGGAGCTGCCAGCGGCGGCAGAAATATGGATATCAGCACGGATCTCAATATCTGGGCCCGACTCAACGGCACAGGCAAGGCCTTTGATTCGAGCACCGGTTTCACCCTTCCGGACGGCTCCATGCGGTCGGCAGACGTCGCATGGCTCCTGCTATCCCGCTGGTCGGCCCTGTCGAAAGAGCAGCAGCGCGGGTTCGCCCCACTCTGCCCCGACTTCGTAATCGAGTTGCGATCCTCGACGGATAGCTTGGCAGACCTAAGAACCAAGATGAAGCTGTGGATTGCCAACGGTGTTCAACTCGCCTGGCTCATCGACCCAGATCATCAAGCCGTGACCATCTACCGCCCCAACCACGAGCCCGAACTTCTACATCATCCCACTTCTGTGCAGGGCGACGGCGTCATGACAGGCTTCGAACTGCCGATGGCACGGATCTGGTGCTGATTTTTACGAGAAAGTTTGCGAAAACTGCGGTCATGGGGCATACTTCTAAGAGTGCCTGAACTCCAGTTGAGGCAGTCGAACCACGCCGGTGCAGATTAGAGCGTCGCGGGTGGCAGATAAGGAAAGAAACTCATGGCACAAAAAGTATCCAAGAATTTGACGAAGGCCCGCGCTCTC
Coding sequences:
- a CDS encoding Uma2 family endonuclease encodes the protein MNLSLVGVPLPLRLKPETPMSDEQLMTFCAANEILRVERDANGEVIVMTPTGAASGGRNMDISTDLNIWARLNGTGKAFDSSTGFTLPDGSMRSADVAWLLLSRWSALSKEQQRGFAPLCPDFVIELRSSTDSLADLRTKMKLWIANGVQLAWLIDPDHQAVTIYRPNHEPELLHHPTSVQGDGVMTGFELPMARIWC